One part of the Hippoglossus hippoglossus isolate fHipHip1 chromosome 11, fHipHip1.pri, whole genome shotgun sequence genome encodes these proteins:
- the cd164l2 gene encoding CD164 sialomucin-like 2 protein isoform X2 produces MQQLVLKVLCSTLLLLAGVPYVYSQSDCSQAESCDLCVGDSMLNLTGCVWRLCPNGNDTGVCLTDEGDSADTSMNCSWTRVSELCTGDGSNSSPEFSQAKFDMSSFIGGIILVLCLQAGGFFAMRFLKSKEQSNYDPIEQPQ; encoded by the exons ATGCAGCAGTTGGTATTGAAGGTCCTGTGTTCCACACTGCTGCTTCTAGCTGGGGTGCCCTATGTGTACTCACAGTCAG atTGTTCCCAAGCGGAGTCATGTGACTTGTGCGTTGGAGACTCCATGCTCAACCTGACAGGCTGCGTCTGGAGGCTTTGTCCAaatg GTAATGATACGGGGGTGTGTCTGACTGATGAGGGCGACTCAGCAGACACCTCCATGAACTGCAGCTGGACCAGAGTGTCCGAACTGTGCACAG GTGATGGCAGTAACTCGTCTCCGGAGTTCTCCCAGGCCAAGTTTGACATGTCCAGTTTCATCGGCGGCATCATCCTGGTGCTGTGCCTGCAGGCGGGCGGCTTCTTCGCCATGCGTTTCCTCAAATCCAAAGAGCAGAGCAACTATGACCCCAT AGAGCAGCCACAGTGA
- the sytl1 gene encoding synaptotagmin-like protein 1 isoform X2 — protein MKDEILQQTETDPTRLRTQSGAWFSEECSKRHHNRASICDLVHATVRHKKTKSRDVPLSGLFNGDATTRLNDSSPDAERRLQDNKAEHGGSQGTRRTQSPLPQGLKHRNSSLSSKDSERRSADHSEEPEDDFDCHNGDTDSLSSNLTEPDPASLRTSSSTSSLQSGYTLSGSMMSLFSSGDFGMVEVRGRIQFSLVYETKKEELHVKVHRCEDIASGRKNRSDPYVKTYLLPDKSSHSKKKTSVKKKTLNPVYDQTLRYKVRIGELRSRTLNLSVWHAEALGRNVFLGEVEVALDLWDWTCTQPLWQDLQPRVNLNLDSISSRGTIMLSIKFVPDKSEGNGLPLTGELYIWIREAQGLLTNKGSAIDSFVRSYILPDASRQSGQKTRVVKHSISPTYNHTMVYDGFHSSDLREACAELMVWQREGLKRNILGGIRLSCGTGQSYSEDVSWMDSTEQEVTVWTSMIENPNHWVDATLPIRTNLAHRSE, from the exons ATGAAGGACGA GATCCTCCAGCAGACAGAGACCGACCCGACACGTCTGCGCACACAGTCGGGGGCATGGTTCAGCGAGGAGTGCAGCAAGCGCCATCACAACCGGGCGTCTATCTGCGACCTCGTGCACGCCACCGTACGCCACAAGAAGACTAAGAGCAGAG atGTGCCCCTGAGTGGACTGTTTAATGGAGATGCGACAACACGACTCAACGACTCCTCTCCTGATGCAGAGAGAAGACTGCAGGACAACAAGGCAGAGCATGGAGG GAGTCAAGGAACACGTAGGACACAAAGCCCTCTACCacag GGTCTCAAGCATAGAAATAGTTCCTTGTCATCCAAAG ACAGTGAAAGGAGAAGTGCAGACCACTCAGAGGAACCAGAG gatGACTTTGACTGCCACAACGGGGACACAGACTCTCTGAGCAGCAATCTGACAGAGCCAGACCCAGCCTCTCTGagaaccagcagctccaccagcagcctTCAATCAGGCTACACT ctcagTGGGAGCATGATGAGTCTGTTCAGCTCAGGAGATTTCGggatggtggaggtgaggggcCGTATCCAGTTCTCATTGGTTTACGAGACGAAGAAGGAGGAGCTGCATGTGAAAGTTCACCGCTGCGAGGACATCGCTTCGGGGCGCAAGAACCGCTCTGACCC ataTGTTAAAACCTATCTCTTACCGGACAAGTCGAGTCACAGTAAGAAGAAAACttcagtgaagaagaagacactCAACCCGGTCTATGATCAGACACTCCGA TATAAAGTGAGGATTGGGGAGCTGCGGAGTCGGACCCTGAACCTGTCGGTGTGGCATGCCGAGGCCCTCGGGAGGAACGTGTTCCTGGGTGAGGTGGAGGTGGCTCTGGATCTCTGGGACTGGACCTGCACACAGCCACTGTGGCAGGACCTGCAGCCACGG GTTAATTTGAATCTCGACTCCATCAGCAGTCGTGGGACCATCATGCTCTCTATTAAGTTCGTCCCCGACAAATCCGAGG gtaATGGTCTTCCCCTGACAGGAGAACTTTACATCTGGATCCGGGAGGCTCAAGGCCTTCTAACCAACAAAGGAAGCGCTATAGACTCATTCGTTAGAAG CTACATACTCCCGGATGCGAGCAGACAAAGTGGTCAGAAGACGCGTGTGGTGAAGCACTCCATCAGCCCCACCTACAACCACACCATGGTGTACGATGGCTTCCACTCCAGCGACCTGAGAGAGGCCTGCGCCGAGCTGATGGTCTGGCAGCGCGAAGGGTTAAAGAGGAACATCTTGGGAGGGATTCGTCTGAGCTGTGGAACCG GTCAGAGTTATAGCGAGGACGTCAGCTGGATGGACTCCACTGAACAGGAGGTCACCGTGTGGACATCCATGATTGAAAACCCAAACCACTGGGTCGACGCGACGCTACCGATCAGGACTAACCTCGCCCACCGGTCTGAGTGA
- the cd164l2 gene encoding CD164 sialomucin-like 2 protein isoform X1, whose protein sequence is MQQLVLKVLCSTLLLLAGVPYVYSQSDCSQAESCDLCVGDSMLNLTGCVWRLCPNGNDTGVCLTDEGDSADTSMNCSWTRVSELCTVVETVAEGGGEGDSGDGSNSSPEFSQAKFDMSSFIGGIILVLCLQAGGFFAMRFLKSKEQSNYDPIEQPQ, encoded by the exons ATGCAGCAGTTGGTATTGAAGGTCCTGTGTTCCACACTGCTGCTTCTAGCTGGGGTGCCCTATGTGTACTCACAGTCAG atTGTTCCCAAGCGGAGTCATGTGACTTGTGCGTTGGAGACTCCATGCTCAACCTGACAGGCTGCGTCTGGAGGCTTTGTCCAaatg GTAATGATACGGGGGTGTGTCTGACTGATGAGGGCGACTCAGCAGACACCTCCATGAACTGCAGCTGGACCAGAGTGTCCGAACTGTGCACAG TTGTAGAGACGGTGGCTGAGGGAGGAGGCGAAGGTGACTCAG GTGATGGCAGTAACTCGTCTCCGGAGTTCTCCCAGGCCAAGTTTGACATGTCCAGTTTCATCGGCGGCATCATCCTGGTGCTGTGCCTGCAGGCGGGCGGCTTCTTCGCCATGCGTTTCCTCAAATCCAAAGAGCAGAGCAACTATGACCCCAT AGAGCAGCCACAGTGA
- the sytl1 gene encoding synaptotagmin-like protein 1 isoform X1, with protein sequence MEGELADSSLDLSHLTDQEESLVLQVLQRDVELRERDEGRVRILQQTETDPTRLRTQSGAWFSEECSKRHHNRASICDLVHATVRHKKTKSRDVPLSGLFNGDATTRLNDSSPDAERRLQDNKAEHGGSQGTRRTQSPLPQGLKHRNSSLSSKDSERRSADHSEEPEDDFDCHNGDTDSLSSNLTEPDPASLRTSSSTSSLQSGYTLSGSMMSLFSSGDFGMVEVRGRIQFSLVYETKKEELHVKVHRCEDIASGRKNRSDPYVKTYLLPDKSSHSKKKTSVKKKTLNPVYDQTLRYKVRIGELRSRTLNLSVWHAEALGRNVFLGEVEVALDLWDWTCTQPLWQDLQPRVNLNLDSISSRGTIMLSIKFVPDKSEGNGLPLTGELYIWIREAQGLLTNKGSAIDSFVRSYILPDASRQSGQKTRVVKHSISPTYNHTMVYDGFHSSDLREACAELMVWQREGLKRNILGGIRLSCGTGQSYSEDVSWMDSTEQEVTVWTSMIENPNHWVDATLPIRTNLAHRSE encoded by the exons ATGGAGGGGGAGCTGGCTGATTCTTCTCTTGACCTGAGCCACCTGACGGACCAGGAGGAGTCACTTGTCCTGCAGGTCTTACAACGGGACGTGGAGCTGCGTGAACGCGATGAAGGACGAGTAAG GATCCTCCAGCAGACAGAGACCGACCCGACACGTCTGCGCACACAGTCGGGGGCATGGTTCAGCGAGGAGTGCAGCAAGCGCCATCACAACCGGGCGTCTATCTGCGACCTCGTGCACGCCACCGTACGCCACAAGAAGACTAAGAGCAGAG atGTGCCCCTGAGTGGACTGTTTAATGGAGATGCGACAACACGACTCAACGACTCCTCTCCTGATGCAGAGAGAAGACTGCAGGACAACAAGGCAGAGCATGGAGG GAGTCAAGGAACACGTAGGACACAAAGCCCTCTACCacag GGTCTCAAGCATAGAAATAGTTCCTTGTCATCCAAAG ACAGTGAAAGGAGAAGTGCAGACCACTCAGAGGAACCAGAG gatGACTTTGACTGCCACAACGGGGACACAGACTCTCTGAGCAGCAATCTGACAGAGCCAGACCCAGCCTCTCTGagaaccagcagctccaccagcagcctTCAATCAGGCTACACT ctcagTGGGAGCATGATGAGTCTGTTCAGCTCAGGAGATTTCGggatggtggaggtgaggggcCGTATCCAGTTCTCATTGGTTTACGAGACGAAGAAGGAGGAGCTGCATGTGAAAGTTCACCGCTGCGAGGACATCGCTTCGGGGCGCAAGAACCGCTCTGACCC ataTGTTAAAACCTATCTCTTACCGGACAAGTCGAGTCACAGTAAGAAGAAAACttcagtgaagaagaagacactCAACCCGGTCTATGATCAGACACTCCGA TATAAAGTGAGGATTGGGGAGCTGCGGAGTCGGACCCTGAACCTGTCGGTGTGGCATGCCGAGGCCCTCGGGAGGAACGTGTTCCTGGGTGAGGTGGAGGTGGCTCTGGATCTCTGGGACTGGACCTGCACACAGCCACTGTGGCAGGACCTGCAGCCACGG GTTAATTTGAATCTCGACTCCATCAGCAGTCGTGGGACCATCATGCTCTCTATTAAGTTCGTCCCCGACAAATCCGAGG gtaATGGTCTTCCCCTGACAGGAGAACTTTACATCTGGATCCGGGAGGCTCAAGGCCTTCTAACCAACAAAGGAAGCGCTATAGACTCATTCGTTAGAAG CTACATACTCCCGGATGCGAGCAGACAAAGTGGTCAGAAGACGCGTGTGGTGAAGCACTCCATCAGCCCCACCTACAACCACACCATGGTGTACGATGGCTTCCACTCCAGCGACCTGAGAGAGGCCTGCGCCGAGCTGATGGTCTGGCAGCGCGAAGGGTTAAAGAGGAACATCTTGGGAGGGATTCGTCTGAGCTGTGGAACCG GTCAGAGTTATAGCGAGGACGTCAGCTGGATGGACTCCACTGAACAGGAGGTCACCGTGTGGACATCCATGATTGAAAACCCAAACCACTGGGTCGACGCGACGCTACCGATCAGGACTAACCTCGCCCACCGGTCTGAGTGA